The proteins below come from a single Rosa rugosa chromosome 2, drRosRugo1.1, whole genome shotgun sequence genomic window:
- the LOC133734884 gene encoding uncharacterized protein LOC133734884 → MADLNLKTTAFAAQNEEQSQNDVGQGTRMWPSTYNVTEDQEPFMEVKVHQKASFHSQFNGDYIDVRSNPYLMKILQKQDDKEVLFADKVLKFTSTGDDED, encoded by the exons ATGGCGGATCTGAATCTGAAAACGACGGCGTTTGCTGCACAAAACGAAGAGCAATCCCAAAACGACGTCGGACAAGGCACCAGGATGTGGCCGTCGACCTACAATGTCACCGAGGATCAGGAGCCCTTCATGGAAGTCAAGGTCCACCAGAAAGCCTCGTTTCACAGTCAGTTCAACGGCGACTACATCGACGTCCGCTCCAATCCGTACTTGATGAAAATCTTGCAGAAACAAG ATGACAAGGAAGTTTTGTTTGCTGATAAAGTGTTGAAATTTACTAGTACTGGAGACGACGAAGATTAG